A part of Saccharomyces cerevisiae S288C chromosome XIV, complete sequence genomic DNA contains:
- the PFS2 gene encoding cleavage polyadenylation factor subunit PFS2 (Integral subunit of the pre-mRNA CPF complex; the cleavage and polyadenylation factor (CPF) complex plays an essential role in mRNA 3'-end formation by bridging different processing factors and thereby promoting the assembly of the processing complex), which produces MDGHNQNQYQNQNQIQQSQQPPLKKYVTQRRSVDVSSPYINLYYNRRHGLPNLVVEPETSYTIDIMPPNAYRGRDRVINLPSKFTHLSSNKVKHVIPAIQWTPEGRRLVVATYSGEFSLWNASSFTFETLMQAHDSAVTTMKYSHDSDWMISGDADGMIKIWQPNFSMVKEIDAAHTESIRDMAFSSNDSKFVTCSDDNILKIWNFSNGKQERVLSGHHWDVKSCDWHPEMGLIASASKDNLVKLWDPRSGNCISSILKFKHTVLKTRFQPTKGNLLMAISKDKSCRVFDIRYSMKELMCVRDETDYMTLEWHPINESMFTLACYDGSLKHFDLLQNLNEPILTIPYAHDKCITSLSYNPVGHIFATAAKDRTIRFWTRARPIDPNAYDDPTYNNKKINGWFFGINNDINAVREKSEFGAAPPPPATLEPHALPNMNGFINKKPRQEIPGIDSNIKSSTLPGLSI; this is translated from the coding sequence ATGGACGGGCATAATCAGAACCAGTACCAGAATCAGAATCAAATTCAGCAGTCACAACAACCACCTCTGAAGAAATATGTGACACAGAGACGATCGGTAGACGTGAGTTCTCCGTATATTAACCTATATTACAACAGACGACATGGATTACCGAACCTAGTGGTAGAGCCAGAAACTTCATACACAATAGATATAATGCCGCCTAATGCCTACAGAGGTCGAGATCGAGTCATAAATTTGCCCAGCAAATTTACGCATTTAAGCTCGAATAAAGTGAAACATGTGATACCCGCCATCCAATGGACCCCAGAAGGCAGAAGACTTGTAGTAGCAACTTATAGCGGAGAATTTTCTCTATGGAACGCATCTTCGTTTACGTTTGAAACCCTCATGCAAGCACATGATTCGGCTGTGACTACAATGAAATATTCTCACGACAGTGATTGGATGATTAGTGGGGACGCAGATGGAATGATTAAGATATGGCAACCAAACTTTAGTATggttaaagaaattgatgCTGCACACACGGAAAGTATTAGGGATATGGCATTCAGTAGTAACGACTCGAAATTTGTTACCTGTTCAGATGATAATATCTTGAAGATTTGGAACTTCAGCAATGGCAAACAAGAAAGAGTATTATCGGGGCACCACTGGGACGTGAAAAGTTGTGATTGGCATCCCGAGATGGGGTTAATTGCCTCCGCATCTAAGGACAATTTAGTAAAACTGTGGGATCCGCGTTCCGGAAACTGCATATCATCAATTCTGAAGTTCAAACATACTGTCTTGAAGACGCGATTTCAACCCACCAAGGGAAATCTATTAATGGcgatttcaaaagataaATCGTGTCGTGTGTTCGACATTAGATACAGTATGAAGGAACTAATGTGTGTAAGAGATGAAACGGATTATATGACACTAGAATGGCACCCAATAAATGAATCTATGTTCACTCTGGCGTGCTATGACGGCTCGCTAAAGCATTTTGATCTTTTACAAAATCTAAACGAACCTATTTTGACTATTCCATACGCCCATGATAAGTGTATCACCTCGTTATCATATAATCCAGTAGGACATATATTTGCCACAGCAGCTAAGGATAGAACCATAAGATTTTGGACTAGAGCGAGGCCAATTGATCCTAATGCATATGATGATCCAACTTATAACAATAAGAAGATAAATGGATGGTTTTTTGGCATCAATAACGACATCAATGCTGTGAGAGAGAAGAGTGAATTCGGTGCGGCCCCGCCACCACCAGCTACACTTGAACCACATGCGTTACCAAACATGAATGGATTCATCAACAAGAAACCGCGTCAAGAAATCCCAGGCATCGATTCAAACATCAAGAGTTCCACATTGCCAGGTTTAAGCATATAA
- the PHA2 gene encoding prephenate dehydratase PHA2 (Prephenate dehydratase; catalyzes the conversion of prephanate to phenylpyruvate, which is a step in the phenylalanine biosynthesis pathway), with translation MASKTLRVLFLGPKGTYSHQAALQQFQSTSDVEYLPAASIPQCFNQLENDTSIDYSVVPLENSTNGQVVFSYDLLRDRMIKKALSLPAPADTNRITPDIEVIAEQYVPITHCLISPIQLPNGIASLGNFEEVIIHSHPQVWGQVECYLRSMAEKFPQVTFIRLDCSSTSESVNQCIRSSTADCDNILHLAIASETAAQLHKAYIIEHSINDKLGNTTRFLVLKRRENAGDNEVEDTGLLRVNLLTFTTRQDDPGSLVDVLNILKIHSLNMCSINSRPFHLDEHDRNWRYLFFIEYYTEKNTPKNKEKFYEDISDKSKQWCLWGTFPRNERYYHK, from the coding sequence ATGGCCAGCAAGACTTTGAGGGTTCTTTTTCTGGGTCCCAAAGGTACGTATTCCCATCAAGCTGCATTACAACAATTTCAATCAACATCTGATGTTGAGTACCTCCCAGCAGCCTCTATCCCCCAATGTTTTAACCAATTGGAGAACGACACTAGTATAGATTATTCAGTGGTACCGTTGGAAAATTCCACCAATGGACAAGTAGTTTTTTCCTATGATCTCTTGCGTGATAGGATGATCAAAAAAGCCCTATCCTTACCTGCTCCAGCAGATACTAATAGAATTACACCAGATATAGAAGTTATAGCGGAGCAATATGTACCCATTACCCATTGTCTAATCAGCCCAATCCAACTACCAAATGGTATTGCATCCcttggaaattttgaagaagtcATAATACACTCACATCCGCAAGTATGGGGCCAGGTTGAATGTTACTTAAGGTCCATGGCAGAAAAATTTCCGCAGGTCACCTTTATAAGATTGGATTGTTCTTCCACATCTGAATCAGTGAACCAATGCATTCGGTCATCAACGGCCGATTGCGACAACATTCTGCATTTAGCCATTGCTAGTGAAACAGCTGCCCAATTGCATAAGGCGTACATCATTGAACATTCGATAAATGATAAGCTAGGAAATACAACAAGATTTTTAGTATTGAAGAGAAGGGAGAACGCAGGCGACAATGAAGTAGAAGACACTGGATTACTACGGGTTAACCTACTCACCTTTACTACTCGTCAAGATGACCCTGGTTCTTTGGTAGATGTTTTGAACATACTAAAAATCCATTCACTCAACATGTGTTCTATAAACTCTAGACCATTCCATTTGGACGAACATGATAGAAACTGGcgatatttatttttcattgaataTTACACCGAGAAGAATACCCcaaagaataaagaaaaattctatGAAGATATCAGCGACAAAAGTAAACAGTGGTGCCTGTGGGGTACATTCCCCAGAAATGAGAGATATTATCACAAATAA
- the HXT14 gene encoding Hxt14p (Protein with similarity to hexose transporter family members; expression is induced in low glucose and repressed in high glucose; the authentic, non-tagged protein is detected in highly purified mitochondria in high-throughput studies) yields MTAQIPYQHSSGYISHFHNNELDAGRGRDYNVTIKYLDDKEENIEGQAAKISHNASLHIPVLLCLVISLGGFIFGWDIGTIGGMTNMVSFQEKFGTTNIIHDDETIFVSTKKLTDLQIGLIISIFNISCGVGALTLSKIGDWIGRKGGIWFALVVYCIGITIQILSYGRWYFLTLGRAVTGIGVGVTTVLVPMFLSENSPLKIRGSMVSTYQLIVTFGILMGNILNFICERCYKDPTQNIAWQLPLFLGYIWAIIIGMSLVYVPESPQYLAKIKNDVPSAKYSFARMNGIPATDSMVIEFIDDLLENNYNNEETNNESKKQSLVKRNTFEFIMGKPKLWLRLIIGMMIMAFQQLSGINYFFYYGTSVFKGVGIKDPYITSIILSSVNFLSTILGIYYVEKWGHKTCLLYGSTNLLFYMMTYATVGTFGRETDFSNIVLIIVTCCFIFWFAITLGPVTFVLVSELFPLRTRAISMAICTFINWMFNFLISLLTPMIVSKIDFKLGYIFAACLLALIIFSWILVPETRKKNEQEINKIFEPE; encoded by the coding sequence ATGACTGCTCAGATTCCGTATCAACATAGCTCGGGATACATCTCTCATTTTCACAATAATGAGCTTGATGCAGGCAGGGGAAGGGATTATAATGTAACCATTAAGTATCTagatgataaagaagaaaatatagaaGGCCAAGCAGCAAAGATTAGTCACAATGCGAGTCTGCATATTCCCGTTTTATTGTGCTTGGTAATCTCGCTTGGTGgctttatttttggatGGGACATTGGAACCATCGGTGGAATGACAAATATGGTTAgctttcaagaaaaatttggcaCAACTAATATTATCCATGACGATGAAACAATTTTTGTATCTACTAAGAAACTTACTGATCTGCAAATAGGCCTAATTATCAGTATTTTTAACATCAGTTGTGGCGTAGGGGCTTTAACTCTGTCAAAAATCGGTGATTGGATTGGTAGGAAAGGTGGTATATGGTTTGCCTTAGTAGTGTACTGCATCGGTATAACCATTCAAATTCTCTCCTATGGAAGGTGGTATTTTTTGACATTGGGAAGAGCCGTAACGGGAATCGGTGTGGGAGTAACCACTGTCTTGGTGCCAATGTTTCTCTCCGAGAATTCTCCACTAAAAATCAGAGGCTCCATGGTATCTACGTATCAATTGATTGTAACATTTGGCATACTAATGGGAAACATTTTAAATTTCATATGCGAAAGATGTTATAAAGATCCTACACAAAATATAGCCTGGCAATTGCCATTGTTCTTGGGATACATTTGGGCAATTATAATTGGAATGTCACTTGTTTACGTTCCTGAATCTCCACAGTACTTGgcaaaaatcaaaaatgatGTGCCCTCTGCTAAATACTCTTTTGCGAGGATGAATGGCATCCCTGCGACGGATAGCATGGTAATTGAATTCATCGATGATTTGCTGGAAAATAACTATAATAATGAGGAAACTAACAACGAATCAAAAAAGCAAAGCTTAGTTAAAAGAAACacatttgaatttattatgGGAAAGCCAAAGTTATGGTTGAGACTGATTATTGGTATGATGATAATGGCATTTCAACAGCTGTCCGGAAtaaattatttcttttattacGGAACGTCTGTTTTCAAAGGTGTCGGGATTAAGGATCCTTATATTACTTCAATCATACTGTCAAGTGTTAACTTCCTTTCTACGATATTAGGCATATATTACGTGGAGAAATGGGGCCACAAGACATGTTTATTATATGGTTCAacaaatttattattttatatgaTGACATATGCTACTGTGGGGACATTTGGAAGAGAAACGGACTTCTCAAATATTGTTTTAATTATCGTGACTtgttgttttattttttggtttGCAATAACATTGGGCCCAGTTACATTTGTACTAGTGTCCGAATTGTTCCCTCTAAGAACGAGGGCCATATCAATGGCTATTTGCACATTTATCAATTGGATGTTCAATTTCTTAATATCACTTTTAACACCAATGATTGTATCCAAAATTGATTTCAAACTAGGATACATATTTGCTGCTTGCCTATTAGCGTTGATAATATTCAGTTGGATACTAGTTCCTGAAACgaggaaaaagaatgagCAAGAGatcaataaaatatttgaacCGGAGTAG
- the ATP11 gene encoding Atp11p (Molecular chaperone; required for the assembly of alpha and beta subunits into the F1 sector of mitochondrial F1F0 ATP synthase; N-terminally propionylated in vivo) — translation MWRLTRKIGTRIHISNQLSPIFNKAIGTVPVFRFYSSSPEQKYRKKLLEEAQKQGFNSIEELKNHLKETIESKKREFNKIDPLKELEDYQQKTQMENNNSKHLMTKSRSPLDPSAPKVPFKTLDSFLDVGKLKDLSKQEVEFLWRARWAQKDNTLCAVIPVSVYDKMMANARNNPIFVLPLPRQVQSEDAKPNEEQGMELHYIQWQFVGPQTTHCMMTSLAEYKLHQEFARPHTTLQFHSDLVKDKGIVFMNGHVEPDTNVNVQDAQLLLLNVQRFYGAMGEETPVAKQRVQLLRDFSKASPGFTVEKLISLSQSMEN, via the coding sequence ATGTGGAGACTAACCAGAAAAATCGGCACTAGAATCCATATTTCTAATCAGCTGTCGCCCATTTTTAACAAGGCAATTGGAACAGTTCCTGTTTTTCGTTTTTATTCTTCCAGCCCAGAGCAGAAGTatagaaagaaacttttgGAAGAGGCTCAAAAACAAGGTTTTAACAGCATAGAAGAGTTGAAAAATCATTTGAAAGAGACTATAGAGTCTAAGAAGCGGGAATTTAATAAAATCGACCCCCTGAAAGAACTAGAGGATTACCAACAAAAAACTCAAATGGAAAATAACAACTCCAAGCATTTGATGACGAAATCAAGAAGTCCTCTCGATCCAAGTGCTCCTAAAGTTCCCTTCAAAACATTGGACTCTTTTTTGGATGTTGGAAAACTGAAGGACTTATCGAAACAGGAAGTAGAGTTTCTTTGGAGAGCAAGATGGGCACAAAAAGATAATACATTATGCGCTGTGATTCCTGTCTCCGTTTATGATAAGATGATGGCAAATGCCAGGAATAACCCTATATTCGTGTTGCCACTTCCTAGACAAGTTCAATCTGAGGATGCAAAACCGAACGAAGAACAGGGAATGGAACTACACTACATCCAATGGCAGTTTGTCGGACCCCAAACAACACATTGTATGATGACTTCCCTAGCAGAATACAAACTACACCAGGAATTTGCAAGGCCACATACTACCTTGCAGTTCCATTCTGATTTGGTCAAGGATAAGGGAATTGTTTTTATGAATGGCCATGTTGAACCGGATACAAACGTGAATGTACAGGATGCACAGCTGTTATTGCTAAACGTGCAAAGGTTTTATGGTGCAATGGGTGAAGAAACTCCAGTTGCTAAACAGAGAGTGCAGTTGTTAAGAGATTTCTCTAAGGCCTCTCCGGGATTCACCGTCGAGAAATTGATTTCGCTATCACAGTCCATGGAAAATTAA
- a CDS encoding uncharacterized protein (hypothetical protein; the authentic, non-tagged protein is detected in highly purified mitochondria in high-throughput studies), translated as MLWKVSKMFLGGLVALTTISVATLYHYQNRLVYPSWAQGARNHVDTPDSRGIPYEKLTLITQDHIKLEAWDIKNENSTSTVLILCPNAGNIGYFILIIDIFYRQFGMSVFIYSYRGYGNSEGSPSEKGLKLDADCVISHLSTDSFHSKRKLVLYGRSLGGANALYIASKFRDLCDGVILENTFLSIRKVIPYIFPLLKRFTLLCHEIWNSEGLMGSCSSETPFLFLSGLKDEIVPPFHMRKLYETCPSSNKKIFEFPLGSHNDTIIQDGYWDIIRDFLIEKGFI; from the coding sequence ATGTTGTGGAAAGTTTCTAAGATGTTCTTGGGTGGCTTGGTAGCGCTAACAACAATATCGGTTGCGACCCTTTATCACTACCAAAATCGCCTAGTCTACCCATCATGGGCTCAAGGCGCCAGGAATCATGTTGACACTCCTGATTCCCGTGGAATCCCTTATGAAAAGCTAACCCTAATTACACAAGACCACATTAAACTCGAGGCATGGGATATCAAGAATGAAAACTCAACAAGTACTGTGTTGATCTTATGTCCCAATGCCGGTAATATTGGATACTTTATACTAATAATTGACATTTTCTATCGTCAGTTTGGAATGAGtgtatttatttattcGTATCGTGGTTATGGTAACTCAGAAGGTTCACCCAGCGAAAAGGGTTTGAAATTGGACGCTGATTGTGTCATATCGCATTTGTCAACGGATTCTTTCCATTCAAAGAGAAAACTAGTATTGTATGGTAGATCTCTAGGTGGTGCTAATGCTCTTTACAttgcttcaaaatttcGGGATCTATGCGATGGCGTTATACTGGAGAATACATTTTTGAGTATTCGAAAAGTTATCCCATATATTTTCCCCCTTTTGAAACGCTTTACGCTTTTATGTCACGAAATCTGGAATTCAGAAGGCCTTATGGGAAGCTGTAGTTCAGAGACGCCATTCTTGTTTTTAAGTGGATTAAAAGATGAAATCGTTCCACCCTTCCACATGAGGAAACTGTACGAAACATGTCCTAGTTCGAACAAAAAGATTTTCGAATTTCCACTTGGTTCACACAATGATACTATTATTCAAGATGGGTACTGGGATATAATAAGAGATTTTCTAATAGAGAAGGGTTTTATCTAA
- the VNX1 gene encoding calcium/hydrogen antiporter (Calcium/H+ antiporter localized to endoplasmic reticulum membrane; member of calcium exchanger (CAX) family; targeted to vacuole via AP-3 pathway) has translation MAKNNHISASGNSTSGDHRLKEEVLTPTTSASTPHRIFSVDDDPKEIQNDIRYLEGLHEGLKFALHANKSKRSVSSQSPIVHSSNNTLHHHEHQQHLPPTLESLSSKSHSVPDLNTATPSSPKRMHSSIRELPHDDNDDEDANDDSRFIIHDSHGHDLLIDEINCQSPSHLENNDQASNASSTESFTLRERQDAINETHPFGIRIWKPALYKKHRSVQRTAAQDIHETQLKTITWEVTCSNVLWFILFGFPIAILFYSAAIVVFLLGGGGLVTNSAKEYSKCLYKLANYFLWPFGKMVYLLQDEQYLQEDKDEGISMQQFYNWVTSYSNRLVFHQSQAKFQQREDHPAPATESSSLMPPANTTATPLNSNHPSYNSIRHEIPHAAAQRRYFGRGKWSWGRVLFYTIFHLVLQPILAVLSLCLWLLVFTIPMSNVLWQIMYHCRRHPLALGFKYVENSSQSHENEITQQQLNKNILLCTFRAAGWHYYKYTVDGTNVIVVNLISIVFFTIFDFYVLKNFLHWKTWFTYESSIFILCLTSTIPLAFYIGQAVASISAQTSMGVGAVINAFFSTIVEIFLYCVALQQKKGLLVEGSMIGSILGAVLLLPGLSMCGGALNRKTQRYNPASAGVSSALLIFSMIVMFVPTVLYEIYGGYSVNCADGANDRDCTFSHPPLKFNRLFTHVIQPMSISCAIVLFCAYIIGLWFTLRTHAKMIWQLPIADPTSTAPEQQEQNSHDAPNWSRSKSTCILLMSTLLYAIIAEILVSCVDAVLEDIPSLNPKFLGLTIFALIPNTTEFLNAISFAIHGNVALSMEIGSAYALQVCLLQIPSLVIYSIFYTWNVKKSMINIRTQMFPLVFPRWDIFGAMTSVFMFTYLYAEGKSNYFKGSMLILLYIIIVVGFYFQGALSE, from the coding sequence ATGGCCAAAAATAACCACATTTCTGCCAGTGGTAACAGTACCTCTGGAGACCATCGTCTTAAAGAGGAGGTTCTGACCCCAACTACATCTGCCTCGACTCCTCATAGAATATTTAGCGTGGACGATGATCCAAAGGAGATCCAAAACGATATCAGGTATCTTGAGGGTCTGCATGAAGGGTTGAAGTTCGCCCTGCATGCCAATAAATCCAAGCGATCTGTAAGCTCGCAATCACCAATCGTACATAGCAGCAACAACACGCTGCACCACCACGAGCACCAACAACACTTGCCGCCCACACTAGAGTCGCTATCCTCCAAGTCGCACTCTGTGCCAGACTTAAATACAGCTACTCCCAGCTCTCCGAAACGAATGCATTCATCTATCCGGGAATTACCTCatgatgacaatgatgacGAGGACGCCAATGATGACAGTCGGTTCATTATACACGACTCGCACGGCCATGATTTACTTATAGACGAGATCAATTGCCAGTCGCCTTCACACTTGGAAAACAATGACCAGGCGTCTAATGCTTCGTCCACAGAGTCATTCACTTTACGAGAAAGACAGGACGCCATCAACGAGACCCACCCCTTCGGTATCAGGATATGGAAGCCTGCTTTATATAAGAAACACCGTTCAGTTCAAAGAACCGCGGCGCAAGACATTCACGAGACTCAGTTGAAGACTATTACCTGGGAGGTGACTTGTTCCAATGTGCTATGGTTTATTTTGTTCGGTTTCCCCATTGCGATACTCTTCTACTCGGCGGCTATTGTGGTATTTTTACTAGGCGGCGGAGGACTGGTAACGAACTCTGCGAAGGAGTACTCCAAGTGTCTGTATAAACTCGCCAATTATTTCCTTTGGCCTTTTGGCAAAATGGTATACTTGTTGCAGGACGAGCAATATTTACAAGAAGATAAGGATGAAGGTATTAGTATGCAGCAATTCTACAATTGGGTGACTTCATACTCCAACAGGCTGGTCTTCCACCAGTCTCAGGCCAAGTTTCAGCAAAGAGAGGACCATCCGGCCCCTGCAACGGAATCTTCGTCTTTGATGCCGCCCGCTAACACAACAGCAACACCGCTTAACTCGAACCATCCATCATATAATTCTATTAGACACGAAATTCCGCACGCAGCGGCTCAAAGACGGTACTTTGGGAGAGGAAAATGGAGCTGGGGTCGTGTTCTTTTCTATACAATCTTCCATCTCGTCTTGCAACCCATCCTTGCCGTCTTATCTCTTTGCCTCTGGCTCCTGGTGTTTACCATTCCCATGAGTAATGTTCTTTGGCAAATTATGTATCATTGCAGAAGACATCCGCTTGCATTAGGCTTCAAATATGTCGAGAACTCCTCCCAATCGcacgaaaatgaaataacCCAGCagcaattgaacaaaaataTCCTCTTATGTACGTTCCGTGCCGCTGGCTGGCATTACTACAAGTACACAGTTGATGGTACAAATGTTATTGTTGTGAATTTAATATCCATCGTTTTCTTTACAATTTTTGACTTttatgttttgaaaaatttcctgCATTGGAAAACGTGGTTCACATACGAATCCTCAATATTCATTCTTTGTTTGACATCCACCATCCCACTAGCATTTTACATTGGACAAGCAGTCGCATCGATCTCTGCTCAAACTTCCATGGGTGTCGGTGCTGTCATTAATGCATTTTTCTCGACCATTGtggaaattttcttgtaCTGCGTTGCATtgcaacaaaaaaaggGTCTTCTAGTGGAAGGATCCATGATTGGTTCCATTCTAGGTGCCGTTCTATTATTACCAGGTCTGTCCATGTGCGGTGGTGCTCTAAATAGGAAAACACAAAGATACAACCCTGCTAGCGCTGGTGTCTCTTCCGCATTGTTAATATTTTCCATGATTGTAATGTTTGTCCCCACCGTTTTATACGAGATATATGGCGGCTACTCGGTAAACTGTGCAGACGGTGCTAACGACCGTGACTGTACTTTCTCGCATCCTCCCCTGAAGTTCAACCGTTTATTCACTCATGTTATTCAACCTATGTCCATATCTTGTGCCATTGTTCTCTTCTGTGCTTATATCATTGGCTTGTGGTTCACCCTTAGAACACATGCAAAGATGATTTGGCAATTGCCTATTGCGGACCCAACCTCGACCGCACCAGAACAACAGGAACAAAATTCTCACGATGCACCCAATTGGTCAAGAAGCAAGTCTACTTGTATTTTACTTATGTCTACGCTCCTGTACGCAATAATTGCAGAAATCCTTGTTTCCTGTGTTGATGCTGTCCTAGAAGATATTCCCTCCTTGAATCCAAAGTTTCTAGGTCTCACCATTTTTGCTCTGATCCCCAATACGACAGAGTTTTTGAATGCCATTTCATTTGCCATCCATGGTAATGTAGCGTTATCAATGGAAATCGGTAGTGCTTATGCTTTACAGGTTTGTCTTTTACAAATCCCATCCTTAGTCATTTATTCCATTTTCTATACGTGGAATGTTAAAAAGTCGATGATTAATATCAGAACACAGATGTTCCCATTAGTCTTTCCCCGTTGGGACATATTTGGTGCTATGACGAGTGTTTTCATGTTCACCTATTTGTATGCTGAGGGTAAAAGTAACTATTTCAAGGGTTCCATGTTGATATTACTatatatcattattgttgtaGGATTCTACTTCCAGGGAGCTCTTTCGGAGTAG
- the DAL82 gene encoding Dal82p (Positive regulator of allophanate inducible genes; binds a dodecanucleotide sequence upstream of all genes that are induced by allophanate; contains an UISALL DNA-binding, a transcriptional activation, and a coiled-coil domain), which yields MDESVDPVELLLRLLIRHKPHLKPYAYRQDSWQRVLDEYNRQTGSRYRQSRTLKTKFRRLKDLFSADRAQFSPSQLKLMGALLDEAPEHPRPRTKFGNESSSSLSSSSFIKSHPGPDPFQQLSSAEHPNNHSSDDEHSGSQPLPLDSITIGIPPTLHTIPMILSKDNDVGKVIKSPKINKGTNRFSETVLPPQMAAEQSWSDSNMELEICLDYLHNELEVIKKRQEDFECKVLNKLNIIEALLSQMRPPSQGDKI from the coding sequence ATGGATGAATCGGTGGATCCTGTGGAGCTGCTTCTACGACTACTGATACGGCACAAACCTCATCTGAAACCATATGCCTACAGACAAGATAGCTGGCAAAGGGTGCTCGATGAGTACAACAGACAGACTGGGTCAAGATATAGACAATCAAGGACGTTAAAAACCAAATTTCGTCGACTGAAGGACCTCTTCAGCGCAGATCGAGCCCAATTCTCTCCTTCCCAGTTGAAGCTGATGGGAGCACTCTTGGACGAAGCACCAGAACATCCAAGACCAAGAACTAAATTCGGAAATgaatcatcttcatccttatcatcatcttctttcattaaaaGTCATCCGGGGCCTGATCCGTTTCAACAATTATCATCCGCTGAACATCCGAATAACCACAGCTCCGACGATGAGCATTCAGGCTCACAACCGCTGCCCCTGGATTCAATAACGATTGGAATTCCGCCTACTCTTCACACAATCCCCATGATTCTGTCTAAGGATAACGACGTCGGGAAAGTCATCAAAAGCCCTAAGATAAACAAGGGTACAAATAGGTTCAGCGAGACAGTACTGCCTCCACAAATGGCTGCTGAGCAATCGTGGTCGGACTCTAATATGGAATTGGAAATATGTCTAGATTATCTTCACAACGAACTCGAGgtgataaagaaaaggcaAGAAGATTTTGAGTGTAAAGTTTTAAACAAGCTCAACATAATTGAGGCTCTCCTTTCACAGATGAGACCACCCAGCCAAGGagataaaatataa